Proteins co-encoded in one Girardinichthys multiradiatus isolate DD_20200921_A chromosome 11, DD_fGirMul_XY1, whole genome shotgun sequence genomic window:
- the LOC124876272 gene encoding E3 ubiquitin-protein ligase CBL-like, with protein MAGNPRRGAGLIGLMKDAFQPHQQPLQPHQPAVVDKKMVEKCWKLMDKVVRLCQNPKVALKNSPPYILDLLPDTYQHLRTILSRYEGKIEILGENEYFRVVIENLTNKTKQTMSLFKEAKERMYEENSQARRNLTKLSLIFSHMLAELKAIFPNGLFQGDNFRITKADAAEFWRRSFGDKTIVPWRMFRQALHEFHPISSGLEAMALKSTIDLTCNDYISVFEFDIFTRLFQPWSSLLRNWNSLAVTHPGYMAFLTYDEVKARLQRFIHKPGSYIFRLSCTRLGQWAIGYVTADGNILQTIPHNKPLFQALIDGYREGFYLFPDGRAQNPDLTGLCEPSPQDHIKVTQEQYELYCEMGSTFQLCKICAENDKDVKIEPCRHLMCTSCLTAWQESEGQGCPFCRCEIKGTEPIVVDPFHPKASGSSFAGFQSSSRAEASGNDEEEDDRLEDQHLVMSRLACSKVERPASPVSQLPPVPPRLDLLQQRSSTSHSTLSQGATAKIAVTHRDKPLPPPPAVRELPPPPPERPPIPGQDSRLQRRPLPSTPDHPSWASNYMVPRPVSKASIPQSSTTNGEGIRPQAATNAIYCLTARSLSPSVVSAGERPSSDGEENEYMSPTSLPVSSAPWVVTGSLVPPPPTPTNNHNDVSEGGDDDSDDPQVYESMFNIQSQASSSDTMQASELELPHLPAVVSQDKKEDSSLEDVYEYDRPRPVVPLAPARRNLSEINCPAAAFSSLSMDASIEAGTFAESDQPPRPLPRRANSDRRPRPLNRDLSAPLPELPDPSSDWPPPHPPPPPPGAAAAVAGNQALNGEIECLISQGYSIQDIQKALMIAQNNLETAKNILREFVSVPSTAHIAT; from the exons ATGGCCGGAAATCCGAGGAGGGGCGCCGGGCTCATAGGCTTGATGAAGGACGCCTTTCAGCCCCACCAGCAGCCTCTGCAGCCTCACCAACCCGCTGTGGTCGATAAGAAAATGGTGGAAAAATGCTGGAAGCTCATGGATAAG GTGGTGCGTTTGTGCCAGAACCCCAAGGTGGCGCTGAAGAACAGCCCGCCCTACATCCTAGACCTGCTGCCAGACACCTACCAACACCTACGCACCATCCTGTCCAGGTACGAGGGCAAGATAGAGATCCTTGGGGAGAACGAGTATTTTCGAGTGGTCATCGAGAACCTCACCAACAAGACCAAGCAGACCATGAGCCTCTTCAAGGAGGCTAAGGAGAGGATGTACGAGGAGAACTCCCAGGCCAG GAGGAACCTCACCAAACTGTCTCTGATCTTCAGTCACATGCTTGCGGAGCTAAAAGCCATCTTCCCCAATGGCCTGTTTCAGGGCGACAACTTCCGGATTACCAAAGCTGACGCAGCCGAATTTTGGAGAAGGTCATTTGGAGACAA AACCATTGTACCCTGGAGGATGTTCCGTCAAGCTCTCCATGAGTTTCACCCCATAAGTTCAGGTCTGGAGGCCATGGCGCTCAAGTCCACCATTGACCTCACCTGCAATGACTACATCTCTGTTTTTGAGTTCGACATCTTCACCAGACTCTTTCAG ccGTGGTCGTCTCTTTTGAGAAACTGGAACAGCCTGGCAGTCACACATCCCGGCTACATGGCCTTCCTGACGTACGACGAAGTCAAGGCTCGACTGCAGAGATTCATTCACAAACCTGGCAG CTACATCTTCAGGCTGAGCTGCACCCGTCTGGGCCAGTGGGCCATCGGCTACGTGACGGCCGACGGGAACATCCTGCAGACCATTCCCCATAATAAACCGCTCTTCCAAGCCCTCATCGATGGATACAGAGAGGGATT CTATCTTTTCCCTGACGGCCGTGCACAAAACCCAGACCTGACAGGGCTGTGTGAGCCTTCTCCGCAGGACCACATCAAAGTTACTCAG GAGCAGTACGAGCTCTACTGTGAAATGGGCTCCACGTTCCAGCTTTGTAAGATCTGTGCAGAAAATGACAAGGACGTAAAGATCGAGCCCTGCAGACACTTGATGTGCACCTCCTGTCTGACCGCCTGGCAG GAGTCAGAGGGTCAAGGCTGCCCGTTCTGCCGCTGTGAAATCAAAGGCACGGAGCCCATCGTGGTGGACCCCTTCCACCCAAAAGCCAGTGGGTCTTCCTTCGCTGGTTTCCAGAGCTCCAGCAGAGCAGAAGCATCAGGAAACGATGAGGAAGAGGATGATCGGCTGGAGGACCAGCATCTTGTTATGAGCAGGCTGGCCTGCAGTAAG gtgGAGCGTCCAGCGTCTCCAGTGTCTCAGCTGCCTCCAGTGCCTCCACGGCTGGACCTCCTGCAGCAGAGGTCCTCCACCTCCCATTCCACTCTGAGTCAGGGGGCCACAGCCAAG ATTGCAGTCACTCACAGAGACAAGCCTCTACCTCCCCCTCCTGCTGTAAGAGAGCTTCCCCCTCCCCCTCCGGAGCGACCCCCCATCCCCGGCCAGGACTCCAGGCTGCAGAGGAGACCCCTGCCCTCCACCCCTGACCACCCTTCCTGGGCATCCAACTACATGGTTCCTCGCCCCGTGAGCAAGGCCTCCATCCCTCAGAGCAGCACCACCAATGGAGAGGGAATCAGGCCCCAAGCAGCCACCAACGCTATCTATTGCCTGACTGCCAG GTCTCTGTCTCCATCAGTGGTTTCAGCTGGAGAAAGGCCGTCATCAGATGGTGAGGAGAATGAATACATGAGTCCCACCTCCCTCCCAGTCTCCAGCGCCCCCTGGGTCGTTACAGGCTCGTTGGTTCCCCCACCTCCAACCCCGACAAACAACCACAATGACGTCAG CGAGGGAGGCGACGACGACTCTGATGACCCTCAAGTGTACGAATCCATGTTCAACATCCAGAGTCAGGCTAGTTCCTCTGACACGATGCAGGCCTCTGAACTGG AGCTCCCTCACCTTCCAGCTGTGGTTTCCCAGGataaaaaggaagacagcagttTGGAGGATGTTTACGAGTACGACCGTCCTCGGCCGGTTGTCCCCCTCGCCCCCGCCAGAAGAAACTTGTCTGAAATCAACTGTCCAGCTGCAGCCTTCAGCTCGCTCAGCATGGATGCCTCAATAGAAGCCG GTACGTTTGCTGAATCGGATCAGCCTCCCAGACCCCTCCCACGCAGAGCCAACTCTGACCGACGCCCTCGACCTTTGAACCGGGACCTTTCTGCTCCGCTGCCGGAACTCCCCGATCCCTCCTCTGATTGGCCACCTCCtcaccctcctcctccccctcccGGTGCTGCTGCTGCCGTCGCTGGAAACCAGGCCCTGAATGGTGAAATCGAATGCCTGATATCCCAAGGCTACTCCATCCAGGACATTCAGAAAGCCCTGATGATCGCCCAGAACAATCTGGAGACGGCCAAGAACATTCTGCGTGAGTTCGTCTCCGTCCCCTCCACGGCTCACATCGCTACATAG
- the alkbh4 gene encoding alpha-ketoglutarate-dependent dioxygenase alkB homolog 4, producing the protein MVWGARVWYLSSKRRRSNRGMMMAPDGNSDGVSRCCCKGIRRCLICERFKEKPQSIMTSQPEIVLHFLYNPETRLAGCKDGEGASFPFPGVFLWENFISEEEEKELIGSMDQDVWNLSQSGRRKQDYGPKVNFKKRKVRVADFNGLPALSQKLVLRMQQEPNLEGFMPVEQCNLDYHPQRGSAIDPHLDDSWLWGERLVTINMLSDTVLTMCLEQGLPERELTGEVHVAVRLPRRCLVVLYGEARHRWKHAIHREDILERRVCSTYRELSAEFLPAGQQAELGDELLNIAFTFKGTPV; encoded by the exons ATGGTTTGG GGGGCGCGCGTTTGGTATCTCTCTAGTAAACGAAGAAGAAGCAACCGTGGCATGATGATGGCGCCTGATGGCAACAGTGACGGTGTTTCTCGTTGCTGCTGTAAAGGCATCCGGCGGTGTCTCATATGTGAAAGGTTTAAGGAGAAACCTCAGTCTATCATGACAAGCCAACCGGAG ATTGTGCTCCATTTCCTCTACAATCCTGAAACAAGGCTTGCTGGCTGCAAAGATGGAGAAGGTGCATCGTTTCCTTTTCCTGGTGTCTTCCTGTGGGAGAACTTCATatctgaggaggaggagaaggagctGATTGGCTCCATGGACCAGGATGTCTGGAATCTGTCGCAGTCTGGTCGAAGGAAACAG GACTATGGTccaaaggtgaacttcaagaaAAGGAAAGTGCGCGTAGCTGACTTTAACGGACTCCCCGCTTTGAGTCAGAAGCTGGTACTGCGGATGCAACAAGAGCCAAACCTGGAGGGTTTCATGCCAGTGGAGCAGTGCAACCTGGATTACCACCCTCAGCGAGGCTCCGCCATCGATCCACATCTAGATGACTCCTGGCTGTGGGGGGAAAGGCTCGTCACGATCAACATGTTATCCGACACTGTGCTCACCATGTGTCTGGAGCAGGGCCTGCCAGAGCGGGAACTGACAGGAGAAGTACATGTGGCCGTACGGCTTCCTCGGAGGTGTTTGGTGGTGTTATATGGTGAGGCGAGGCACAGATGGAAACACGCCATTCACAGGGAGGACATTCTGGAGCGCAGAGTCTGCAGCACATACAGAGAGCTGTCTGCAGAGTTTCTACCTGCAGGACAGCAGGCGGAGCTAGGTGATGAACTCCTAAATATTGCTTTTACTTTCAAAGGAACTCCAGTATAA